Genomic window (Fodinibius sp. Rm-B-1B1-1):
TTCTGTGATTGAGGGACTTCCCGGCGGACGAAAACCCGTTAAAACGGCCGTCCGTCATCAAAGTAAGCATGATGACATATATAACTTTGTGGAACAAGAAATTCAGGACGGTGGCCAGGCTTATATCGTTTACCCACTGGTAGAAGAATCCGAGAAGATGGACCTCAAAGATGCTACCGCTGGTTATAAAAAACTCAAGAAACGCTTTTCAGATTTTGAGGTCGGATTGCTGCACGGACAAATGAAATCGGAGGAAAAAGATACGGTCATGCAGCAGTTTATTGATAACGAGATCCAAGTGCTGGTATCAACCACCGTCATTGAAGTGGGCGTTGATGTCCCCAATGCCAGCATCATGCTTGTGGAGCACGCAGAGCGGTTTGGACTCTCACAACTCCATCAACTTAGGGGACGCATTGGTCGCGGGCAACGTCAGAGCTATTGTATTTTGATTTACGGGCAAAAAGTTAGCAAAGAGGGACAATTCCGCCTGCGTAAGATGGCTCAAACCAACGACGGCTTTGAAATTGCCGAAGCGGACCTGGAACTCCGTGGGCCGGGTGACTTTCTGGGTACGAAGCAAAGCGGCCTTCCTGAATTTCGCGTCGCAGATATTGTTGAGGATCAATGGATTTTAGAACAGGCAAAGTCTATGGCTTGGGAGGTAATGAATGAAGACCCGGAATTGGAAAAACCGGAGCATCAAGAGCTAAAAAAAGTATTTATTCCATATTATAATGAGAAAAGTAGGTTTTATGGAATGGGCTAAACGCAAATGATGCATACACTTAGCCAAATTCCATTTGCTTAAATCATTCTTATTAATTAATTAGCTTAATATAAAAAGGACTCACCGTTGGCTCTAAGTTAGAATGCATAAGTATATACTACCCCCAGAAGAACTATCCCATTTTGTTAAAAGAATCTATGAAATAGACATCCCTCGTCCCAGTACTTTTGCTGAAAACCGGGTTATTCCCATGGGTATGGGAACCATTACTTTCGTACTTAAGGGGAATCCACGTATCAAAGGAGCAAATGGAATTCGCCCCTTCCCCAATCATGCTCTGGGGGGACAATACTTTCCTACTTTTTCTTTTGATAGTGATATTCCCTCCCTACACTATGGCATTGCCCTAAAACCTACCGCCACGTATAAACTCTTCAACATTTACTTGGCAGATATTCAAAATGATTTTATCTCATTTGATCAAGTGGTAGGCGAACAGGCTGACAAAATTCGTCAAAAACTTCTGAAGGCCACCACCACCGAGGATCGATTTGATCTGCTTACCGATTTTATGCTTCAACAACGACCAACTTCTACCAAATATACCCACCTTGATGTAGTTATCGATTACATTTACAAAAAGAAGGGAATGCTCAAAGTAAAAGAGCTCTGCAACAAAGAGGATGTTAGCAGGCGCTATCTCGAAAAGAAATTTAAAAAATTCATTGGCTTCACCCCTGGACAGTTTGTCCGACAAGTGCGCTTTAATTTTACTTGTGCCGCCCTTGCTGAAGGTGATAAACCAGTTAACGATATTTTAATGGCCTTTGGCTATCATGACCGATCCCACTTTATGAAAAAGTTCAAAAAGTACCATGGCGGTGATCTGAGCGTGCTCACCGACGATAAGGATAATCTGTTTAAAACAGTCTTTTCCCGAATTATGCGTAGCGACCAAGAAAATAGTTTTCATCCTTAATTTCTGATTCACAAATTCGCAGTTAATAATCAGTTATTATTCGTTTCACGGACCGCCGCTTACAATTAAGAAGGTCTGCCAAGCTTCTAAACTTAACAGACCTAATATCATAATCCCCATTGGCCTCTCCGTTACGGTGGGCACGTTCCCCATACTGGTTTATTAACCTCAGCAAGTCCGGCTCCCACAGAGAAATCAGTTGGTTCAGAATCAACATTGTCCACGCACCAACCGGTCAGATCCTGATTAAAATTCGTGGCATTGAGGAACATACTTTCCATAAAGTTACCTCCTGACCTGCTAACATCCCAGTTCCCTATATCTTGGTTAAAGGACTCAGCCCCTTCAAACATACCTACCATAAAATAAAGATTGCTAATATCCCATCTTCCTATATCAGCATTAAAAGAAATAGCATTTTTAAACATAGCCGCTGTTTTCTTTACACTGATCGTGTTCCAGCTACCAATATCTTGATTAAAGGATTCAGCATCTTCAAACATGCCAGACATATCTTCAACACTGCTAACATCCCAATCTCCTATATCAGCGTTAAAATCTGTAGCACCTTTAAATAGATCGCGCATTTCTGTTACATTACTGACATTCCAATCTCCAATCTCTTGATTAAAGGAGCTTGCACCGGAAAACATCATGACCAAAGTTGTAACATTGCTCACATCCCAACTTGTAATATCTCGATTAAACGCCGAAGCGTCCAGAAACATTTGCGACATAGACGCTACAGTGCTAACATCCCAGCCGCTGATCTCTCCATTAAAGTTACGTGAGCCAATAAACAATCTGTCCATGTTTACAACATTGCTCACATCCCAGTCTCCCAAGTCTTGATTAAAAGAAAGAGTAGCCTCAAACATACCAGACATATCTTCAACACTGCTGACATCCCAATCTCCTATATCAGCGTTAAAATCTGTAGCACCTCTAAACATATTGCTCATATCAGTCACCCTGCTTACATCCCAGTGATTAATATCGCCACTAAATGATGTTGCTCCTGCAAACAATGCTCTCATATCGGTTATACCACTTGTACAAGTAGTGGAGGCACTTGCAGGGGTAATCTGACTTTTACTGCGTTTGGTATAGGTCACCTCATTTACCGTACCCGTATCACCCACCTCGGCATCCGGGCATAAAATTGTAATGCCGTTATCTGCCAGGTAAAAAGGTAGGTCAAACTTAGCAACGATCGTTGTTTTCTCTCTAACCGTAATTCGGGCTGGGTTTTGCGTTCCGCTGAGATCGCCCTGCCATTCGGTAAATACCCAGCCGGCTGCGGTATCGGCAGCCAACTCTACAACGGTCCCATGGGTATACGTTTTGGCCTGCTGTACCACTTGTTCACTAACAGCCCCCTGACCAATGGTAAGAATGGTTAAGTCATATGATTTCTTTTCAAAAACCGCCGTTACGTTCTTGGGATTATTGACCGTAATTTGGGCCGGATTTCCTGTTCCCGTCAGATCTCCTTTCCACTCAACAAACCGGTAATTTTTGGCCGGAGTGGCAACCAGACTCACCACTGTGCCAGCTTCATATCCTTTGGCTTGCTTATTAATAGCTTCGCTCACAACCCCTTTTCCCTCGGTTTGAACTGCAAGATCATAATTTTTGAGCTCGAAGTTTGCTGTCAGCTTATACGCTTTATCAACAGTGAACGTCAGAGGATTATCTATAACTCCCAGATCCCCACTCCACCCAGTAAACACATAGTCTGAGTTGGCGCTGGCTATCAGTTCGATCTGCTCACCTTCGACATAGGTACTATCAGTTGAAGGTGATATTGTACCGCTGCCTGAAGGAGTGACGCTTACGCTTACATTATGAGTTGTTACTTTATCGGGCACCTTTTCAAAGACTGCCGTCACTTCTTTGGGATTATCCACCGTAACTTGAACTGGATTTTCCGTTCCCGTAAGATCTCCTTTCC
Coding sequences:
- a CDS encoding BspA family leucine-rich repeat surface protein: MIHHRNRLLLFVTLATVTLLMAACGGNSTGPGNANEPTNEAIYQVTLDVTPSDAGTISPSFDSTYSEGEQIQLLANANGDYVFTRWSGDMGVADNPLDLRIDRGYDLTANFELKNYDLAVQTEGKGVVSEVLKQQAKEYEHNTVVELIATPAEDYQFVKWKGDLTGTENPVQVTVDNPKEVTAVFEKVPDKVTTHNVSVSVTPSGSGTISPSTDSTYVEGEQIELIASANSDYVFTGWSGDLGVIDNPLTFTVDKAYKLTANFELKNYDLAVQTEGKGVVSEAINKQAKGYEAGTVVSLVATPAKNYRFVEWKGDLTGTGNPAQITVNNPKNVTAVFEKKSYDLTILTIGQGAVSEQVVQQAKTYTHGTVVELAADTAAGWVFTEWQGDLSGTQNPARITVREKTTIVAKFDLPFYLADNGITILCPDAEVGDTGTVNEVTYTKRSKSQITPASASTTCTSGITDMRALFAGATSFSGDINHWDVSRVTDMSNMFRGATDFNADIGDWDVSSVEDMSGMFEATLSFNQDLGDWDVSNVVNMDRLFIGSRNFNGEISGWDVSTVASMSQMFLDASAFNRDITSWDVSNVTTLVMMFSGASSFNQEIGDWNVSNVTEMRDLFKGATDFNADIGDWDVSSVEDMSGMFEDAESFNQDIGSWNTISVKKTAAMFKNAISFNADIGRWDISNLYFMVGMFEGAESFNQDIGNWDVSRSGGNFMESMFLNATNFNQDLTGWCVDNVDSEPTDFSVGAGLAEVNKPVWGTCPP
- a CDS encoding AraC family transcriptional regulator, with product MHKYILPPEELSHFVKRIYEIDIPRPSTFAENRVIPMGMGTITFVLKGNPRIKGANGIRPFPNHALGGQYFPTFSFDSDIPSLHYGIALKPTATYKLFNIYLADIQNDFISFDQVVGEQADKIRQKLLKATTTEDRFDLLTDFMLQQRPTSTKYTHLDVVIDYIYKKKGMLKVKELCNKEDVSRRYLEKKFKKFIGFTPGQFVRQVRFNFTCAALAEGDKPVNDILMAFGYHDRSHFMKKFKKYHGGDLSVLTDDKDNLFKTVFSRIMRSDQENSFHP